The Scleropages formosus chromosome 20, fSclFor1.1, whole genome shotgun sequence genomic interval GCACCACCTCAACCATAcacttatatacacacatttcagaaccgcttatcccatacagggtcacggggaaccggagcctacccggtaacacagggcgtaaggccagaaggggaggggacacacccaggacgggacgccagtccgccgcaaagcaccccaagcgggactcgaaccccagacccactggagagcaggactgcggtccaacccactgcgccaccgcacccctctacaCTTATATATTCAAATGAAAATCCTTTTACACTAGAGTTTATTGACTTTAAATCCCATTTTTTGATATATGAATTTTatgaaaacatgaattttttaaaagcatgcaAGTTCACCTAGAATATGCTCTGCAGTAGAATACAGTGGGAATTAAGAAATAGGTGGGACGGccagtagcatagtgattagagatactgccattggacccaaaggttacaggtttgatcccagcctccagatgtagtacccttgagcaaggtgtttactctgaattgctccagtaaaattgcccagctgtataaatgggtaaataattgtaaccttaacagcagaaatctctttggagaaaagcatcagctaaatatccACACTGAATGAAGTTCAAGCCACATACTGTGTATAAGGGTTCATTCCTGTAAGAATATGATTCAGCTTACATTGTccaataaaacattaacaatCACTTGCCTTTCCATTATATAATTTCAAggcaattttagaaaaaaaaacatcactggcAACATATAATACTGGTCCTTTTATAGCAGGTTGATACAGTTTACTCCTAAGCCAACTATTAGTAGTGAAAGACAAGAACACAAAGAGTATTGTCCCAGAAAAGAGCCAGAATGTCCAagcataatgtatttttattatgtcagGAGGTACCTGACAGTGGGTGAGAAAACTGAACACTGTGGACAGAAGGGAACTGAGCCTTCAGTATAAAAGTTCAAGTCAGGAGGAAAAGGACTGGGCTGAACAGCTACATAAGTGAAATTGATGAAACAACTGAACCAGACTCCAGGAAAAGGTAAACCAAGCAAGTAAAGTCATGCTAAAGACCTGGATCATCTACTGTTTTGACAACCCCTGAGGGGTTCTTGTATTCATGGCAAATAAACTCTGGATATACgggaacatttttcattgtcatttgttTCATCAGTGTTTATTGCTTTTAAGTGCATGAAGTATTCATGCATGCTGGAAAAACAACTATGGagcaatgaaaacactgaaaacctgTTCATATTTGTTTCTGAAGAACAGTGGCTCCTACAGAGACAACAAATCAAGGCGCTGACCACCAGATTGTACACTACTGCTTCCAGGTGATTAAAGGTGATTTGTGCCttggaaattaaattattttcttttgtaaaagcCCTAGCCTATACTTTCTTACTGTACAAGAGTAACACTTTACTACTTGGCCATGCAATGTGGTTAAGAAAGGCACAGTAATGTCTGTCACAGAATTCACATTCAAGTTTCTGAAAGTGAATGACAGTATAAAGTAGGATTTTCCATGCTGAATTATTGCTTAATATTCAGAGTGAACATCTACAATAaagtgttttggaaaaaaaataaataaaattcatcaGTTCAATAACATACCTTGAGGCCCAAagatatgtacagtaaatgcacTCACTCTCAGCAAAACGAGCCACACGGGATACTGATTTATGATTGCAAGTCACACACCAGTTAAAAACTCACCCATTTTGGGAATGTGCACTGCAGACACAAAAGTGACTTCCTGTGTCTTCTAAACTATATTCTTCTTCACCAACCAGGAACAACCTGTAAGACACCAAAATTAACAAGGTACTCATGACATTCTTATTATGGAAACCCTATTCTTATCAAAAGCAGGGAAACTAAAGTGGAAGCATTTATGGCATTGCACATATGATCAGTATTACAAAAGTAGTGAAGTCAAACTACGTCTAAAATGCAAGACACATATTCCTCATATAACAAGGTcccacacactgaaaaaaaatggtttaatggCTTGTCataatatatgtaattttgACATGCAAATTCAGTACAATGACACCAGTGCCTGTTATGCTGTAATTTTACTTTCACACATGTCCTTTGTACAATCAGCCCGCCATTCATGGCTCAAAACTACACAACTCCCATCCTCGGTTATCGCTTTAGTGTAGTCATTCGACACCAAACAAAGTGAACGTGGAATAAACAATCAGGGAAATATTGAAGGAAATTAcacaacacaaaacaatttaACTTTGCACAGAAATTTTTAGCTGAAGGCAATATGGAAGAACAAAGTCCTATCACTCTGACAGTCTCAATCGCAATGATTAATGTCCATctaatatcacaactgaaacagcacaccattattattattattattattttagaagatgcttttctccaaagtgacttacagtgtttagttgcttagaattatttacccatttatgtagttgggtaatttttgctattTAGAAAAAACTGTGACTGGTGAAGGATAATAGCGAAGGACTTGACATGAGGAAGGGCTGGGAAATGGATTCTCTGAGACAGGGATGCACTGTCTCTGGTCTCCTGCTGCCAGGAAAGATTTAAGTAAAAGAATATGAGGACACTGCCCCTCCTCTCTTTGTGCCACTGGGTCACACGCATGCAGCCACGGACACGCCAGGTACAGGTTTCCCGCAATCAtacaaacagctttaataacatgaacaCCCTAACACTAATGCTATTAAAACcaaatgaagatcatctagTGTCATCTACACAGCACCTCATCaacatgtataaaaatacactttattctagttttttaaatcatattttccAACCTGGAACTGTTTCTTCGCCCTAGAAAATAATGTCAGTTAGATCCCCCCACAAGAGGAATTCACCTAATAGTgtgatttcactgaacaaatgaaTTCTGTCACACAAAGGATGGATGCATAACTACTACTTTCTGTTAATGTAGggcacactttgtattttctatgagatgtacatagctttgaagaaaagcatctgctaaatgaataaatgtgcatgtaaaTTTAGTATTAACTGAAGAACTTGTAGGTATTACAGTATGTCATCCAACAactgtttttttatattcatacactgcacaaaaacatgTCTGTACAAAACATCATAttctgaaacaaacacagtaGTTTGGCATCCTCTGATACCTTTGAGGAGAGAATGTTATAAATACAAGGTCAAACACAGTgttaatgaatatttttcacCTTATgcctttcattttcatatttttacacagcaggatgttAAGGCATAGTGTTATTGTTTGTCCAATtccaaatacaaaaacagaGCATGTGGCAGTACAGGctagaaacactgaaaacaacCGTCAGAGGAACCTTCCTCATATATGATAAATGTTactgtgtggaaaaacaaaagcgTCCATAAGAATTACACATATATTGCAGACAGACAGAAGGAAGTCATTTTACAAAAGAACATGGATGAGATTTGCCAAGAAGCTTATTTGCCAAGTTTGCCTTATTGAACATGGGCCATACCATATAAccattccatttaaaaaaaattgtctttttaGATGGAAAGACTTTAAACAAACTTTTGGCATATTTCAAAACAATCTGTAGGCCAACTTCAACCCACATACTGCTCTGAAAAATAACTTAGACTTTTATTGCGGAAATCAAGACCAGTTGAACATACATGCTGTGCCAAAGGAAAtaacacaagcaaacaaactgcAATGTGCCCTTCAATTACATAATACACATTGGGACACTTCCTTCCCTCCCCTTGCCTGCATCAGCCCAACATCAACAGCCGGTGACAAGGCCAAGTACAGGTAATCCAGGCTCTCAAAATCCAAGCGTAACCTGCAAGGGCACCTGCATGCAACTAATGATCATATACTGCAGACCGCTAAGGAATTCCAAGCATCTTCATCCAAAGCCACAGGAACATTGTCACTACAGAGAAACATTATCAATCCCTATATCTCCTGACTGGGAATGTAGGAGCGACTGCCGGCAGCTCAGCTGTATGCCCTTCTAACAAACACAGAAGGAATGCTGAAGTGACTGTCGAATACAGGTCACATTAATCTTCAAGCGGTCTTCACCTTATGCGTCAGGGCGACATACAGTGAAGCCCACCGCAGTACAAAAAACTGACAAGTTGCCCTCTCCGCATCTTACACCTCAACAGTGCAAGGAATGCAGTGAAAGGATACTGCCACCAAACAGGGTCATGAATACAACTGTTCTCTATGTTTCACTACGGATTTTTAATCATCACGTTCTTCTGTCATCAGTAAATCCCATCCTTTCCAGTAAATGCCAAAACAATGGGCACGGTCTAAGAATTCCATAACTACTTCAATACTGGTTGCCAAGATATTCCAATTTCCTATAATATTTCATAGATGACACAGAAATGCTGGAATTTCTATCAACTGACAAAGCCAGCCATAAAAAGGAAGTCTGGCTGCAacagtttaaaatgagaaaatatgcaACTATGGATTAGAACACAGACAGTTTATTAAAACTTTTAACAACATAGTTAAGTCTGCACACAAGTCTATGGTAAGATATAAAGCACTTTAACAATGGAAAGCTGCTTGCTATTTATGAAATGTACTCCTTTTGTACTTGAGTtctaaatgtgtcatttaaataCACTTAACCAAAGTATGCAACCTGAAAACCGAGAGTAATGAGGTTTAGTACGTAGCCTATGGTTTAGCCACAAACGGAAGCATCCTTCGTGGGATTTGACCCTCCAAACTTCTATTCAAAAGTTCAGATccttaaaaactgaaaaataaataagtttaagAAGTTTTTATTATCTTATATATTTATCCTAGTTATCTACATGCAtcagacacctttgtccaaggtaacctACTATGCAAGGTTAGTATAATAAGCTCttaatgattcacccatttacacagtaagGTAATTTTCACTAGAGAAATTCTGGTTAAGTTCCTTTCTCATGGCTGCAACAGCAGGAGAAGGATTTGACTGCAAAACCATCATTATAACTGCTATGACCCCTGCTGACCCTAAAATTGCCTGAGGTAAATAATCAGAAAGGGATGATGTAACTGCATTTTAAGTAAACCTCATTAAGACACAAAAGAACACAATACCTTAGCTTTGCTTTTCTTACACTGTTTTAACTTGAAACTTTAATCGCTGTTTTACATGATTCGGACCAAAGTGCGAAAACACCCCATCAGCATGTTTGGTATTTCAGATTTATCGTAACACAATGTCCTTGCTTCCTGTCCCTAATAAGACCAAGggcagaataaattaaaacgcataaatagataaatgtctGTTTATGTAATGTTGATGTATCTGAACTGAGGTAgaggctttatttatttgttcaccACCACACATTGGTTTATAGGGAAAACATCCAAACTGGACTGCAGAGTTCAGCTGTGGGACATGGAGCGCAGCCACAGATGCGGCGGAATAGATCACTTTCGTAGGAGCTTTCATGGCCATGATCGACAATGGAAAATGTCCAGTGCGGAAGAGTAAAGATGGACTCAGAGGGGTGTGTGCCTTTCACTCTCACCTGTCGCAGGTAGATGGCTGGCCCAGCTCTGCTCCGAGGACTTCAGTGTGACAGCGAGCAGGATGAGCCATGCACCATCGCTTTTCTTGAGCGGAAATCTCCAAAACAAACTGGAGACGGCATGGAAGCCACTTTGCAGAACGACCCACGCTACGAACGCTCGCAAGCTTTCCAGACCAATCCGAGTCACTGTAGAGCCAGCGCGCGTGtcacttaacaaaaaaaaaaagaactttataAAAGCACGGGTTGTGAAGCTTACATATTAAAGGTTTCACAAATAGGATGACTTTATAGAAAATTTGCTCAATAACTTCACAGTATGCTTGAAGAGAAATTGCCAAATTGCCATGTGCAAGAGAGAAGTGGGGGCTGCAGGTCCTCCGAAGGTCACCTGGGCCAGCGGCAGCACTGCCTACATACAAAGTATATAAAGTTTATATGAAGAGGATTCGTATTCCGGGAGCCTCAGATGGGGGTCCCTTCCAGCTGTCCCCGGCCTGCAGTGTCCATGAACGCAGCGATGGCAAAAAAGGGGGAATGCTGATTGAAAAACCTCTTATAACTCACTCAGCAGTCAGTCATTTCTCTAGAAAATTACAGCCCCAAAAAAAtcattaagtgttttttttgcagttcatCCCCAGTGGACTCCAGCTGAGCCGCTTCCTCTCATCTTTTCCTGCCAGTTGTGCGCTTTTCCTCCCTTTTGACAAACTAAATGGCCGCATTCGAGAGGTGACAGCTGAGCGTGAGGAGAGAGGTGTAAaaaggtgtgtgcgcgcgcgcgagtgtgtgtgtgtgtgtgtgtttcgctcGTGCGCGGCGGGGTTTCCTCTCCGCTCCTCTTTTCCTGCCGAGCGCGCCGTTTCCCTGCGCAAACGCGCGGCTCTCGCGGACGTTTCGCAGCGGCGCGCGTCCGCAGCAGCGCGAGCGCGCACCTCTTAACCGCCGAAATCTGTTGTTTAAAGCAAGTAATAAGTTATTTAAGTCGAGGACGTGCACTTTAATAAATGCCACTTTCAACCGTTCAATAATATCAATTCAAACGCGTGTCGAGGAGACTTGTAAGATTTATAGCAACCGCGCTGTATACTGCATGATACACGTTTTTATATTCTTAACTTATAATGAGCCCGCGATTTTTGTTTCATAAGACAGTTCAGTTGTGGTTTACCAGAAAGTTTCCTCTCAGGGCACAGTTAGCAACCTGAGATTTATAACCGTATATAACGGAGACATTGATTCAGCAATGGGTGAAGCGCCCAGCCGTGCCCAAATGAATAAACGCTGTAAAATTGCTGTTGTTCACCATCAGTACACCGACTTATCCGAAACAAAACCAAGGCGAACGAGAAGACCGAAACACGACCAACTTTCCTTCTGCTCGAGTCGAGAACTCGGTTTGCGCTCGAAAAACGGAATTCGAGATTCAGATTTGCACACTTGTTTTCCAAGCcggcagcaaaaaaaaaaaggtacgaAATCCGAGATGAAAATGAACTGATATTCCAAAAAGCAGTCAAATTCTGAAGAACAGCTgcgaaaaaaatgaattatattgCCGCGAATTTCCTGACAGAAAGTGTCGTTCACCGGAACCAGTCCGCGAGGCCCCTCGGCGCAGTCCGCGAGCGCGAGACAAGTTCCCTTTCCTTCGTCCGATTTCCTAAGTGTCGTCCGTAAAGTGACAGCGAGTCGCGCCGAGCCGTAACATCACGTTAACGCCACCGAGCAGgatgaggaaaccagagccgcAGGTCGGGAaaggggggtgggtgggggggggggggttggcgcTGGCGCCCCCTCGTCTCTCAGTGCAATGGGCGACGCGCGCCCGCCGTGTGAATTGCGCGCAGTGGAGCGGACACGCGCACTCGAGCACAGAGATAGAGCGACTAGATTCACTCGCTACACACTCGTCGCCAGTGCGCTGGTGCGCGCGCCTTCTGAAAAAATAGTGCAAATTGTTCGCTTGGCGCTGTGTAACTCACAACACTTttttgaataaaagaaaaaccaaattaagtctttcttttttattgtaactttttcaACAATAAGGCATTTTAGACAAAACCCAACATCttttgaaaacactgcagtatctcttttaaataagaaaaagtcTGTGCCATTCTTCCAATTTTAACTTACTCTCAATCAGCCATGGGACAAAAAAAGGGAACTTTAATCATCTGAGAACTGGAGCACTGTACTATGGTGATAGATATACAGTGTACAGAGCTACTGTGTTCTCTGGTAATGATAGTAATGCTGGGAAAAggtggaggagaaagagagactcaCTCTGCACAGCTGGTACCCGACATACAAACAACTAGCACTGCGAGTCTGAAAGTCTAACGTGACACAGAGTGGGCAAAGGGTCCGATAATCAAATGAATGTAGAATAGATATTCATATGCAAATTAAAGTTGTTTACcattttgcttttcttgtaTTAGCGTGTTGCAAAAGGAAAcgtgaaaaaacacaaaacgaTTCCTTTTTCAAACCGTTCAAAACGGCCGAGAGGGGTCTGAGCGACGTGTTGTCATACATGAATCGCACAACTTCGTCCTCAGCGGCGCGTCCGCAGGTATTGCGCAATCCTACATGAAGACGGCAGAAGGTCCAGCTCCCCATTCTCCTGATGCACGGACTGGCCGGTTCCTGATTTTCAATCATTCTTGAAATGATTTCATAACATCGACGACTGCTGAGAAGTCACATCGCCGACTCCTTGCGTGAGCGTCCACTCGTAAACGGTAACGGAGCAGCGTTCCAGAGGCGCGCAATCGTGTGGACGTTCTCTACTGTTTTCTCAGCATTCAGTCCTGCGCTTGAATATTGTCCCACACTCGGACCACGTCTGGGTGCTCGTTGAGGGAGTCGAGTAGCTGAGAGGCAGCCTCTAGCTGCTCCAGCGGCAGGACGGCGTGGTTGCAGGACACGAACTCGAGAGCGGCGGACTGCGTGGCCAGACCCAGGGACTCCAGGGCACTCCGTACGCCGCGCAGAGACGATGGCTCGCAGATGAACTGCGGTGCACGAGACCAGAGACAGGCAGGCACTCCGGATGtattccccacacacacacacacgtgcttcAATACAGGTTCAGGATCTGGATCCCAGGCCCCTCTCACCTGCAGCAACGGCTTCTCGTCCTCGTCCTCAGCGTCCCGCACGTCCTCAGCCCCAGCCTCGATGGCCAGCTCCAGCGCACGCTCCGCGGATACGCCCTCTCCCGCTGTCACCACCACTCCTTTGCGCACGAAGCAGTGTCGCGCCCCGTCACCCATCGTCCCACTGCGCACGGTCAAGGAAGGAAAGGGACAAATTGGTGCGTCGGTCTCACCAATACATATGGACTTGTGTGACATGTCCTGTGTTCTTGTCCAACTGCACCTCAAAACTTAACGCACATTTGGACAGCTGTTAATGCAGcagttagagccgctgccttttagcccaagggttgcaggttcgagtctcacctccagctgttgttcccttgagcaaggtacttaccttaaattgctccagtaaaattacacagctgtacaaatgggtaaataattataagtaacaACATTCTATGTAgcgctggagaaaagtgtcagataaatgaataaatggaaatacttCATCAAATCCAGATACACCCAACAAGTGGTGCTGTGACTTGGAGATCATGGGTCTGAATCCACCctccgctgtagtacccttgcccgaggtacttgccctaaagtgctccggtaaaaactacccagttgtaaatgggtaaattactggaagctgctttggagaaaagcatcagttaaataagtgACTACAATGTAATATCTaatgatgttttaaaaaaaaaaaatccatcagaaGAGAGCAATAAGCAGGAAGTTCTGACCCATGTTTCTGAATCAGGTGTTTGAGCTGCTGATGGGTCCGTGTGTTATTGTCAGTCAGAACCTCGATGAGCAGCATGGAGCCTCCTGGTCCCCGGGCCTCGTAGGTGTTGGACGTTCCtcccttctgcttctcctgGAAGTGTGTACAGCGACACAGAGAAATGTATCCCTGAAGACAAACTCGGAGCCAAGGCGACACGCACCGCCTCACACCGTATGCGCTTTCTGAGAATTTCCCTCCGAAATTTTGCGAGGTGGACCACGGTACGTGTGCGTAAAACTTGGCGAAGCCTCACCCCCCCTTTGATGGCAGCCTCAATGGTGGCCTTGGGCATGCTCTTGCTGCGGCACTGCTCCACAAGGCTGGCCAGCTGGGCGTTGAACTCCGGGTTGGATCCTCCCTCTAAGCAGGAAAACAAGAATCATCAG includes:
- the taco1 gene encoding translational activator of cytochrome c oxidase 1 isoform X2, yielding MSSERSRARLHEGGSNPEFNAQLASLVEQCRSKSMPKATIEAAIKGGEKQKGGTSNTYEARGPGGSMLLIEVLTDNNTRTHQQLKHLIQKHGGTMGDGARHCFVRKGVVVTAGEGVSAERALELAIEAGAEDVRDAEDEDEKPLLQFICEPSSLRGVRSALESLGLATQSAALEFVSCNHAVLPLEQLEAASQLLDSLNEHPDVVRVWDNIQAQD
- the taco1 gene encoding translational activator of cytochrome c oxidase 1 isoform X1 translates to MAAVGLLAGAWLLPRSCRTRAPFVAGSLRPLTSQGARRVQLISVSESCPAAAAAVSLQARRAVHRDPPLCAGHNKWSKVKNVKGPRDAVRSQVFMKLVMMIRVAVREGGSNPEFNAQLASLVEQCRSKSMPKATIEAAIKGGEKQKGGTSNTYEARGPGGSMLLIEVLTDNNTRTHQQLKHLIQKHGGTMGDGARHCFVRKGVVVTAGEGVSAERALELAIEAGAEDVRDAEDEDEKPLLQFICEPSSLRGVRSALESLGLATQSAALEFVSCNHAVLPLEQLEAASQLLDSLNEHPDVVRVWDNIQAQD